The Alteromonas mediterranea DE genome contains the following window.
AGCTCAAGCTCATCGCCGTGAAAGAAAAAATGGCCGATTTACGGCGTTTGGAAAAGGCGTTAAAGGCGTTAAAGGCGTTATTAGCGCAATGCCAAAGCAATGACGACGACAGCCATTGCCCCATCATCGATTCCCTACAACCCTGATCAGATCGACCGATAATAAAATTCCACTTGACTCCGTACATTGGTACGGCGTTTAAGCTTTACGATATGCAACGCTCGCCCAATTGTTGATGCGCAACAGTGGAGGCATCTTGCATACCATTTACCAATGAACCTAGGAGTAACGTTTATGAGTGACAACAACCTGCACATTGCGGTGATTGGCAGCGGTGGCAGTGCCATGGCTGCGGCCCTGAAAGCGACGGAGCGCGGTGCCCGGGTGACGCTGATTGAGCGCGGCACCATCGGCGGAACCTGCGTCAACATTGGTTGCGTACCGTCCAAAATCATGATCCGGTCGGCGCATATCGCCCACCTTCGCCGGGAAAGCCCGTTTGACGACGGACTGAGTGCCCAGGCACCGGCGGTGAATCGTTCAGCCCTTCTGGCTCAGCAACAGGCCCGGGTGGAGGAGCTGCGCGAGTCCAAGTACCAGAGCATTCTCAACGACAATGCCGCGATTACCGTCCTCAAGGGCGAGGCGCGGTTCGTGGACGAGCGCACACTGACGGTTACGCTCAACGACGGCGGCGAGCAGACGGTGCACTTCGACCGGGCCTTTATCGGCACCGGTGCCCGGCCCGCCGAACCGCCTGTTCCGGGGCTATCCGAGACGCCCTATCTCACGTCCACCAGTGCGCTGGAGCTGGATCACATTCCCGAGCGCCTCGTTGTGATTGGTGCCTCGGTGGTGGCCATAGAGCTGGCTCAGGCCTTTGCCCGCCTTGGCAGTCGGGTCACCATTCTGGCCCGCAGCCGGGTGCTGTCTCAGGAAGACCCGGCGGTGGGTGAAGCCGTGGAAGCGGCCTTCCGTCGCGAGGGCATCGAGGTGCTCAAGCAGACCCAGGCCAGTGAGATTACCCACAATGGCCGGGTGTTCACCCTCCAAACCAACGCCGGCACCCTGGAGGCGGAGCAACTGCTGGTGGCCAGTGGCCGCACACCCAATACCGAGAACCTGAACCTGGAGGCCGTCGGCGTGGCTACCGAGCGCGGCGCGATCCGGATCGACAACCACCTGCAAACGACCGCGTCCGGCATTTATGCAGCCGGGGACTGCACCGATCAACCCCAGTTCGTCTACGTGGCTGCCGCCGGTGGTAGTCGGGCCGCCATTAACATGACCGGCGGTGACGCCAGCCTCGACCTCAGCGCCATGCCCGAGGTGATCTTTACCGATCCACAAGTGGCCACCGTCGGTCTGTCCGAGGCGGAGGCCCAGGCTCAGGGATACGACACCGACAGCCGCACCCTGACCCTCGATAACGTGCCCCGGGCCCTGGTTA
Protein-coding sequences here:
- the merA gene encoding mercury(II) reductase, which produces MSDNNLHIAVIGSGGSAMAAALKATERGARVTLIERGTIGGTCVNIGCVPSKIMIRSAHIAHLRRESPFDDGLSAQAPAVNRSALLAQQQARVEELRESKYQSILNDNAAITVLKGEARFVDERTLTVTLNDGGEQTVHFDRAFIGTGARPAEPPVPGLSETPYLTSTSALELDHIPERLVVIGASVVAIELAQAFARLGSRVTILARSRVLSQEDPAVGEAVEAAFRREGIEVLKQTQASEITHNGRVFTLQTNAGTLEAEQLLVASGRTPNTENLNLEAVGVATERGAIRIDNHLQTTASGIYAAGDCTDQPQFVYVAAAGGSRAAINMTGGDASLDLSAMPEVIFTDPQVATVGLSEAEAQAQGYDTDSRTLTLDNVPRALVNFDAGGFIKMVAERGSGRLLGVQSVAGEAGELIQTAVMALRARMTVNDIADELFPYLTMVEGLKLCAQTFTKDVKQLSCCAG